From Actinopolymorpha cephalotaxi, one genomic window encodes:
- the metH gene encoding methionine synthase, with protein MSNTSATFRQALRERVLVADGAMGTMLQAHDPTLEDFEGHDGCNEVLNVTRPDIVRSVHEPYFQAGSDCVETNTFGANFAALSEYGIADRVHELSLAGARLAREVADAYSTPDRPRWVLGSMGPGTKLPSLGHAPYAVLRDAYQLNAAGLIEGGADALIIETSQDLLQTKAAILGAKRAIAELGADVPVIASVTVETTGAMLLGSEIGAALTALEPLGVDVIGLNCATGPAEMSEHLRYLARHSATLLSCMPNAGLPELTSDGARYPLSPEELADAHESFVADYGLALVGGCCGTTPEHIRQVVERVGGRELAPRTPQRDPGTSSLYQHVPFRQDTSYLAIGERTNANGSKAFREAMVAGRWEDCVDIARAQIRDGSHILDLCVDYVGRDGVADMREIASRLATASTLPIMLDSTEPPVLEAGLEAFGGRCAINSVNFEDGEGPESRFAQIMPLVREFGAAVVALTIDEEGQARTADTKLAIAERLIGTLTGQWGMNESDILVDCLTFTLATGQEDSRKDGIETIEAIRRLKQAHPDVQTVLGLSNISFGLNPAARQVLNSVFLHECVQAGLDAAIVHASKILPIARIPEEHREVALDLVYDRRREGYDPLTRLLELFAGVKTSDTKESRAQELAALPLGERLQRRIVDGEANGLEADLQEALDGGRPALEIVNDELLSGMKVVGELFGSGQMQLPFVLQSAEVMKAAVAYLEPHMDKTDDEGKGTIVLATVKGDVHDIGKNLVDIILSNNGYNVVNLGIKQPVNLILDAAEEHRADAIGMSGLLVKSTVIMKENLQEINTRGKADKWPVLLGGAALTRSYVEQDLAEMYDGEVRYARDAFEGLRLMDAVMGVKRGVPGAELPALRKRRVSAAKVTETAPEDMPARSDVSTDNPVPTPPFWGDRVVKGIPLADYASMLDERALFLGQWGLKPGRGKDGPSYDELVETEGRPRLRALLDRVQTEGLLEAAVVYGYFPAVAKGDDLVVLGDGGAERCRFTFPRQKRDRHLCLSDFFRPEESGETDVVGFSVVTIGSRIGEETAKLFAGNHYREYLELHGLSVQLAEALAEYWHARIRAELGYAGDDDATDLQAMIHKLGYRGARFSLGYGACPDLEDRAKIVELVRPERIGVTLSEEFQLHPEQSTDAIVLHHPEAKYFNT; from the coding sequence GTGAGCAACACCTCCGCCACCTTTCGTCAGGCGCTTCGTGAGCGCGTCCTCGTGGCGGACGGCGCGATGGGAACGATGCTGCAGGCCCACGACCCCACGCTGGAGGACTTCGAGGGCCACGACGGCTGCAACGAGGTCCTCAACGTCACCCGGCCGGACATCGTGCGGTCGGTGCACGAGCCCTACTTCCAGGCCGGCTCGGACTGTGTGGAGACCAACACCTTCGGCGCCAACTTCGCCGCGCTGAGTGAGTACGGCATCGCGGACCGCGTCCACGAGCTGTCCCTGGCCGGCGCCCGGCTGGCCCGCGAGGTCGCCGACGCCTACTCCACTCCCGACCGGCCCCGGTGGGTGCTGGGCTCGATGGGGCCGGGCACCAAGCTGCCCTCGCTCGGACACGCGCCGTACGCCGTCCTGCGCGACGCGTACCAACTGAACGCCGCCGGGCTGATCGAGGGCGGCGCCGACGCGCTCATCATCGAGACCTCCCAGGACCTGCTGCAGACCAAGGCGGCGATCCTCGGCGCCAAGCGGGCCATCGCCGAGCTCGGCGCCGACGTGCCGGTGATCGCCTCGGTCACCGTGGAGACCACCGGCGCGATGCTGCTCGGATCGGAGATCGGCGCCGCGCTGACCGCGCTGGAGCCGCTCGGCGTCGACGTGATCGGGCTCAACTGCGCGACCGGTCCGGCGGAGATGAGCGAGCACCTGCGCTACCTCGCCCGGCACTCCGCCACCCTGCTGTCCTGCATGCCCAACGCCGGGCTGCCCGAGCTCACCTCCGACGGCGCGCGGTACCCCCTGTCGCCGGAGGAGCTCGCCGACGCGCACGAGAGCTTCGTCGCCGACTACGGACTGGCGCTGGTGGGCGGGTGCTGCGGCACCACCCCCGAGCACATCCGCCAGGTCGTCGAGCGGGTCGGCGGGCGCGAGCTCGCACCCCGTACCCCCCAGCGGGACCCGGGCACGTCCAGCCTCTACCAGCACGTGCCGTTCCGGCAGGACACGTCGTACCTCGCCATCGGCGAACGCACCAACGCCAACGGCAGCAAGGCGTTCCGCGAGGCGATGGTCGCCGGCCGCTGGGAGGACTGCGTCGACATCGCCCGGGCCCAGATCCGGGACGGCTCGCACATCCTCGACCTGTGTGTCGACTACGTGGGCCGCGACGGCGTCGCCGACATGCGCGAGATCGCGTCCCGGCTGGCCACCGCCTCCACGCTGCCGATCATGCTGGACTCCACCGAGCCGCCGGTGCTGGAGGCGGGCCTGGAGGCCTTCGGCGGCCGGTGCGCGATCAACTCCGTCAACTTCGAGGACGGCGAGGGACCGGAGAGCCGGTTCGCCCAGATCATGCCGCTGGTGCGCGAGTTCGGCGCCGCGGTGGTCGCGCTCACCATCGACGAGGAGGGCCAGGCGCGTACGGCGGACACCAAGCTCGCCATCGCCGAGCGCCTCATCGGCACCCTCACCGGGCAGTGGGGGATGAACGAGTCCGACATCCTCGTCGACTGCCTGACGTTCACCCTGGCCACCGGACAGGAGGACAGCCGTAAGGACGGCATCGAGACCATCGAGGCCATCCGCCGGCTGAAGCAGGCGCACCCCGACGTCCAGACGGTGCTGGGGCTGTCGAACATCTCCTTCGGGCTCAACCCCGCGGCCCGGCAGGTGCTCAACTCCGTCTTCCTGCACGAGTGTGTGCAGGCCGGCCTGGACGCCGCCATCGTGCACGCCAGCAAGATCCTGCCGATCGCCCGGATCCCGGAGGAGCACCGCGAGGTCGCCCTGGACCTGGTCTACGACCGCCGGCGGGAGGGGTACGACCCCCTGACGCGGCTGCTGGAGCTCTTCGCCGGGGTGAAGACGTCCGACACCAAGGAGAGCCGGGCGCAGGAGCTCGCGGCCCTCCCGCTGGGCGAACGCCTGCAGCGGCGCATCGTCGACGGCGAGGCGAACGGCCTGGAGGCCGACCTGCAGGAGGCGCTGGACGGTGGCCGGCCCGCGCTGGAGATTGTCAACGACGAGTTGCTCTCCGGCATGAAGGTGGTCGGCGAGCTGTTCGGCAGCGGCCAGATGCAGCTGCCGTTCGTGCTGCAGTCCGCCGAGGTGATGAAGGCCGCGGTCGCCTACCTCGAGCCGCACATGGACAAGACCGACGACGAGGGCAAGGGCACGATCGTGCTGGCCACCGTCAAGGGCGACGTCCACGACATCGGCAAGAACCTCGTCGACATCATCCTTTCCAACAACGGCTACAACGTCGTCAACCTCGGCATCAAGCAGCCGGTCAACCTCATCCTGGACGCCGCCGAGGAACACCGCGCGGACGCCATCGGGATGTCCGGTCTGCTGGTCAAGAGCACCGTGATCATGAAGGAGAACCTCCAGGAGATCAACACCCGCGGCAAGGCGGACAAGTGGCCCGTCCTGCTCGGTGGTGCGGCGCTGACCCGCAGCTACGTCGAGCAGGACCTCGCCGAGATGTACGACGGTGAGGTCCGCTACGCCCGGGACGCCTTCGAGGGGCTGCGGTTGATGGACGCCGTGATGGGGGTGAAGCGCGGCGTGCCCGGCGCGGAGCTGCCCGCCCTGCGCAAGCGGCGGGTCAGCGCGGCCAAGGTGACCGAGACCGCGCCGGAGGACATGCCCGCGCGGTCCGACGTGAGCACCGACAACCCCGTACCCACCCCGCCGTTCTGGGGTGACCGGGTGGTCAAGGGCATCCCGCTGGCCGACTACGCGTCGATGCTGGACGAGCGGGCGCTCTTCCTCGGCCAGTGGGGCCTCAAGCCCGGCCGCGGGAAGGACGGGCCGAGCTACGACGAGCTGGTGGAGACCGAGGGACGGCCGCGGCTTCGGGCGCTGCTGGACCGCGTGCAGACCGAGGGGCTGCTGGAGGCCGCGGTGGTCTACGGCTACTTCCCGGCGGTGGCCAAGGGCGACGACCTGGTCGTGCTCGGCGACGGCGGCGCCGAACGCTGCCGGTTCACCTTCCCCCGGCAAAAGCGCGACCGGCACCTGTGCCTGTCGGACTTCTTCCGGCCCGAGGAGTCGGGGGAGACCGACGTCGTCGGCTTCAGCGTGGTGACGATCGGCTCGCGGATCGGTGAGGAGACGGCGAAGCTGTTCGCCGGCAACCACTACCGCGAGTACCTCGAGTTGCACGGCCTGTCGGTGCAGCTGGCGGAGGCGCTGGCGGAGTACTGGCACGCCCGGATCCGGGCCGAGCTGGGGTACGCCGGTGACGACGACGCCACCGACCTGCAGGCGATGATCCACAAGCTCGGCTACCGCGGCGCGCGGTTCTCGCTGGGGTACGGCGCGTGCCCCGACCTGGAGGACCGGGCCAAGATCGTGGAGCTGGT
- a CDS encoding PAC2 family protein — protein sequence MLELEGSPELEDPVLLAAFEGWNDAADAASSALDHLVKVWKAQPLGELGSDDYYDYQVNRPSVGADAQGVRRITWPATRVMVARPPDAPRDVILVRGIEPNMRWRQFCAEILDVADSLGAEMAVLLGALLADSPHTRPIPVTASATDPELASALGLEAPTYEGPTGVLGVLQEACHSESLPAVSFWAAVPHYVASSPCPKATLALLRKVEDLLDLTVPLGDLPEDARAWERGVDDLARDDTEVSEYVQSLEQARDAADLPEATGEAIAKEFERYLRRRPDRGGEQGPV from the coding sequence GTGCTCGAGCTCGAAGGCTCGCCGGAACTGGAAGACCCGGTCCTCCTCGCGGCCTTCGAGGGATGGAACGACGCCGCGGACGCGGCGAGTTCCGCACTGGACCACCTGGTGAAGGTGTGGAAGGCCCAGCCCCTGGGCGAGCTCGGGTCCGACGACTACTACGACTACCAGGTCAACCGGCCCTCGGTCGGCGCCGACGCGCAGGGCGTACGCCGGATCACCTGGCCCGCCACCCGGGTCATGGTCGCCCGGCCGCCGGACGCGCCCCGCGACGTGATCCTGGTCCGCGGCATCGAGCCCAACATGCGGTGGCGGCAGTTCTGCGCGGAGATCCTGGACGTCGCCGACAGCCTCGGCGCGGAGATGGCGGTCCTGCTCGGCGCCCTTCTGGCCGACAGCCCACACACCCGCCCGATCCCGGTGACCGCGAGCGCCACCGATCCCGAGCTCGCCTCGGCACTGGGCCTGGAGGCGCCGACGTACGAAGGCCCGACCGGCGTGCTCGGCGTCCTGCAGGAGGCGTGCCACAGCGAGAGCCTCCCGGCGGTGTCGTTCTGGGCGGCCGTTCCGCACTACGTCGCGTCCAGCCCGTGCCCGAAGGCCACCCTCGCCCTGCTCCGCAAGGTGGAGGACCTGCTGGACCTCACGGTGCCGCTCGGCGACCTGCCCGAGGACGCGCGTGCCTGGGAGCGCGGCGTGGACGACCTGGCCCGCGACGACACCGAGGTGTCGGAGTACGTCCAGTCGCTGGAGCAGGCCCGCGACGCGGCCGACCTGCCGGAGGCCACCGGCGAGGCGATCGCCAAGGAGTTCGAGCGGTACCTCCGCCGGCGCCCGGACCGGGGCGGCGAACAGGGCCCGGTGTAG